The Pseudomonadota bacterium genome has a window encoding:
- a CDS encoding PadR family transcriptional regulator, producing MNASKPLGEFELTVMAAVMHLGDGAYGAAISEEICARTGRRPAVGAIYTTLSRMEDKALVSSRVGDPMEGRGGRPRRYFQITADGEVVFRASVQSLKQMLDGIAL from the coding sequence ATGAACGCCTCCAAGCCCCTCGGCGAATTCGAACTCACCGTCATGGCCGCGGTGATGCACCTCGGCGATGGCGCCTACGGCGCGGCCATCAGCGAGGAGATCTGCGCGCGCACGGGGCGCCGTCCGGCGGTGGGTGCGATCTACACCACGCTGTCCAGGATGGAGGACAAGGCGCTCGTCAGCTCTCGGGTGGGAGACCCCATGGAGGGCCGAGGCGGCCGGCCCAGGCGATATTTCCAGATCACCGCCGACGGCGAGGTGGTGTTTCGGGCGTCGGTGCAGTCGCTCAAGCAGATGCTCGATGGTATCGCCCTATGA